Proteins encoded in a region of the Nitrososphaerota archaeon genome:
- the pncA gene encoding bifunctional nicotinamidase/pyrazinamidase gives MVKVGKQAALIVVDVQNDFCSGGALPVPEGDKVVPVLNRYIEFFRTVGATIFFTRDWHPVDHISFKTQGGTWPPHCIQNTWGAEFHPALKVGERDFIVSKGFERSREAYSGFQGTDLDERLKRLNIKELFVGGLATDYCVKNTVLDGLKRGYRVYLLEDAVRGVDVNEGDSLRAIEEMVKAGAVKISFKDLE, from the coding sequence ATGGTTAAGGTGGGCAAGCAAGCTGCTCTAATAGTGGTTGATGTGCAGAACGACTTCTGTTCAGGAGGGGCTCTACCTGTACCTGAAGGAGACAAGGTTGTGCCTGTACTTAACCGCTATATCGAGTTCTTTAGAACTGTTGGTGCCACGATCTTCTTTACACGGGATTGGCACCCTGTGGACCATATCTCCTTTAAGACCCAAGGAGGCACTTGGCCGCCACACTGCATTCAAAACACTTGGGGTGCTGAGTTCCACCCTGCACTCAAAGTTGGTGAAAGAGATTTCATTGTCTCAAAGGGCTTTGAAAGGTCTAGAGAAGCGTATTCTGGCTTTCAGGGGACGGATCTTGATGAGCGGTTGAAGCGCCTCAATATTAAGGAGCTCTTTGTCGGAGGGCTTGCCACAGACTACTGTGTCAAGAACACGGTCTTAGATGGTCTAAAAAGAGGGTATAGGGTGTACTTGCTTGAGGATGCTGTGCGTGGTGTAGATGTGAATGAGGGCGACAGCCTTCGAGCGATTGAGGAGATGGTAAAGGCTGGTGCTGTGAAGATCTCCTTCAAAGACTTAGAGTGA
- a CDS encoding sulfurtransferase, translating into MEAFEFLMSRYGIPNNSRIVFYDYRSGLYAARAYWTFFYYGETNLLLLNAGIESWLSQNFPLTTSTTVKPPTNYKLRSINHQILATLTDVKNHLNDPKYVIIDCRSKAEYLDGHIPGAINIEWSLTLSPEGLFKDQKQLKELFTQNGVTPDKNIITYCTMGVRGAHTWFVLHEILKYPNVRLYDGSWVEWVATGQPIEK; encoded by the coding sequence GTGGAAGCCTTCGAATTCTTAATGAGCAGATACGGTATTCCAAACAATTCGAGAATAGTATTCTACGATTACCGATCTGGGTTATATGCAGCGAGAGCATATTGGACCTTTTTCTATTACGGTGAAACTAATCTTCTTTTACTAAACGCTGGTATCGAAAGTTGGTTGTCACAGAATTTCCCTCTGACAACCTCTACAACGGTAAAACCCCCAACTAATTACAAATTAAGGTCGATTAACCACCAAATTTTGGCTACGTTAACAGATGTAAAGAACCATCTAAACGACCCCAAGTATGTAATTATAGATTGCAGATCTAAAGCTGAATATCTTGACGGACATATTCCGGGCGCAATAAATATCGAGTGGTCCCTCACGCTGAGCCCAGAAGGATTGTTTAAAGATCAAAAACAATTAAAGGAACTATTCACGCAAAACGGCGTGACACCTGACAAGAACATAATTACCTACTGCACAATGGGTGTAAGAGGCGCTCATACATGGTTTGTGCTCCACGAGATTCTTAAATACCCCAACGTTAGGCTCTATGACGGCTCTTGGGTAGAGTGGGTAGCAACTGGTCAACCAATAGAAAAATGA